TTTATTGATAAAGGTGGTTATTGGCAATGGGATACACAAAACTTAAATCAAAAGCCAACTCCATCTGCTATTCCCCTTCGTCCGTTATTCACAATGGGTGAAGAAGCAACAATGAGTTTGGGAATTGTCATTGCTCACAAAAGTGTTCCTTTACCGACGGTGTTGGAAAAACTGTGGGATGCGGAAAAAGAAGGAGCGAAAAAGTTGGTAGGTGGAGTTGTTCCCAATAGAGAAAACTCCGGTGAAGGGAAAAAAATTCCTGACAAAGATGGTTTGTGCTTCCGAGTCATTTACAGTTCGGGGAATACTTTGGAAGCATTTATGAAAGGTCATTTACTGACAGGGTGGTGGGATTTTATCCAAGCAAGTCAAAGATACGACAACCTCGATCTGAGTCCAGTTTTGTATCGTTTAGCGGAGGAATTACCCCGTCATGCTGAGATTACCTCAAGCGATCGCTTATTTCAAAAAGTGGCAAAAGTGGTGTTATCCAGCAGAGATGCAGAAATTCCCCAAGCAGTTGAAAATCCATTGTTGAAGTGGTTGGATGCTTGGGAAGAGTGGGCTTGGTGTACGAGGGAAACCACTCGCCCAAGCAAGACGCTCGCTTTAGGAAGTCAACCCCAAGATATTGCCATGTTGTTGAGATTCACAGCATTTTTAACAGTAGGTTGGGTTGAGGAACGAAACCCAACATTCAGTAGGTTGGGTTGAGGAACGAAACCCAACATTAGTTGAGGAACGAAACCCAACATTGAGTTTTTAACAGTGACAAATGACAAATTATGCAATGGTACGCAATTGAGCCACTCAATGTCTTACTCTTTCGTGAAGCAAAACCTTTCTCTCCAGGAGAAGGAGCTTGGGCGAAGGGGATGTTTCCGCCAATGCCAAATACTGTTTTTCAAGCGTTACGTTCGGTTGTTAAGTCCAAAGAAGCGATCGCGGATCAGCAAAAGTCTAAATTAAAGCTACAATTTCTCGGACCATTTTTGCTGCGCGATACGTTATCAGGGAAAGAACTTTGGCTCCCAACTCCCAAAGATTTGCTGTGTGTGAAGCAGCGCAGTCAAAACCCAGAGGAAAATCCAGAATATGACAAAATTGAAGAACTTAAAGAATGGTCGCGTCTTGTTTGCTTGCAACCGTTAAATCTTAACAGCCCTGAGTGGAAATATATCACTTGTAGTTCGGGTTCTCTTTCTCAAAATAAATCTGAAGGTCAGCCCAATATCCAACTTTTACCAATGGTTCCTCCGACAGCTTTGGAGAATGAGAGCGCAAGCAATAGCCTTGAGGAAAGGGGAAAGGATGAATGGGTTAGCGGTCGTCCCACTTCTTGGATTAAGGCTTCGGCTTTAGTTCGTTACCTCCAAGGAGAAAGTTTAACCGACCCTAAAGATTTTCATTGTGACCCTTGGAGCATCCAAGTTTTACCGCACATTCAAATGGAACCAGGTCAGCGACAGGTAAAAAATGAAGATGGTTATTTTACTGAAGTTGCAGTTCGCTTGCATTCTCATTGGCAATTGGTTGTTGCAATTGATGCCACAATTGAATCATCTGTTGTGCGTTTGGGTGGTGAAGGACACCATGCTTTGGTGTTTCCTCTTGAGAGTTTACCCGATTGGGAGAAGATTGAATCCTTTAAGCAACCATCTGATAAGAGTCGCAAAGCTTACCTTTTGACTCCAGGACTTGCTCAAAGCGAACCGGAAAAACATATATATGGTGTTTATCCCCATGCTTGGGGTGAATATCTGAGGAGTTGTGTGAGCGATCGCGCAATTCTTTGGGGTGGTAAATCAGTCTTTGCGAAAACACCTATGTTACCCCAACGGGCGTTTGTACGACCTGGTACAGTGTATTGTTTTAAGCATGGGGTAGGTGATATTGGTAGGGTTTTGCCGAGTTATGAGTTGCGATCGCAGGAACGGGAGAAAAGTCAGGTAGAGACTAAACCTGAGTTGAAGTGGTTGGATACGCTAGCTAGTTTAAATTACGGAATTTTACTTTGGAGCAAGTGACTGTGAAGACTAACATATCTTATATATATCTATTATCGCCATTACATACCGGAGGAGCGAGTCAAGAAGGGAATACAGTTGGAATCGCTCGCGAAGCACATACAGATTTACCCTATATGTCTGGGGGTGGAATTAGGGGGAGAATTCGAGCTAGCACTCCAAAAGAGAAACAGAAGATTTTATGGGGAAACACTATTGAAGACGTACAGCAGCACGGAGATAATAACTTAACTCAAGGAGCACTTTGGATTGGAGATGCTGCAATTCTTTGGTTTCCAATTCCTTCTCTTAGTCATGGGATTGTCTGGATTACATCGCCATTTTTACTAAGACGCTGGCTGCGGTTATACAATCCAACTTTACCTTTACCTGAGCCAGTGAGTTTTAGCGGTAGTCATAAAAGTCAACTTTATTTAAAAGATGCAATTTTTCAAGCTTCAGAACTTCATGAATGGTCAGATTGGAAGGATTATATTCCTAAGGGGAATGAGGTATCAGAGACAATTAATAAGGCATTAATTCTCTCTGATACTGATTGTAAAGTTCTCATTCAAACAAGTCTATGGCAGCAAGTACGGGTAAATTTGGGAGAAGGTAAAGTCCTTGCAGAAAATGCTGGTTTTCGCTATGAAGAAGCAATTCCACCAGAAACTTTGATGTATTTTCCTTGGGGGAATACGACGACTGCTAACGGTAATGGTAATACTGCTTGTGCTGAATTAAAGCAAATATTTGATAACCAAAATATTTGGCAGTTTGGCGGACAAGAGAGTCTGGGACGGGGTTTGGTGGAATTATGGACAACAGAATTACTCTGATCTCGAACGAAGATTACTTAATTAAATGAACCGCGAAGACGCAAAGAGCGCAAAGAAAGAGGAGAAGAAAGAGTAACTACAAATAGGAAAACAAATGATAAACTACGATCCTCGCAAAATTTCTATCAAGGTTTATACAAATCTCAAAGATGTTAAAGATAGCACTCAAGATTCCAAACATCACGACGAACAGAAAAATCAAGCTGTTGAATTGTATACCTATATTGCTACTTGGGGATTACTGCGATTAAAAGGTGAAGATGCTGCATTAGTCAATCAAGCGCAAAAGCAGAAGGTTGTGAGGTGTTTTTTTAAAACCTTAAGCCAATTAGTCTTTCCCAGTGATCGCTCTAATCCTCTTGAAGGTTTACCAGGTT
This genomic interval from Scytonema hofmannii PCC 7110 contains the following:
- the cmr4 gene encoding type III-B CRISPR module RAMP protein Cmr4 — protein: MKTNISYIYLLSPLHTGGASQEGNTVGIAREAHTDLPYMSGGGIRGRIRASTPKEKQKILWGNTIEDVQQHGDNNLTQGALWIGDAAILWFPIPSLSHGIVWITSPFLLRRWLRLYNPTLPLPEPVSFSGSHKSQLYLKDAIFQASELHEWSDWKDYIPKGNEVSETINKALILSDTDCKVLIQTSLWQQVRVNLGEGKVLAENAGFRYEEAIPPETLMYFPWGNTTTANGNGNTACAELKQIFDNQNIWQFGGQESLGRGLVELWTTELL
- a CDS encoding type III-B CRISPR module-associated Cmr3 family protein, whose protein sequence is MQWYAIEPLNVLLFREAKPFSPGEGAWAKGMFPPMPNTVFQALRSVVKSKEAIADQQKSKLKLQFLGPFLLRDTLSGKELWLPTPKDLLCVKQRSQNPEENPEYDKIEELKEWSRLVCLQPLNLNSPEWKYITCSSGSLSQNKSEGQPNIQLLPMVPPTALENESASNSLEERGKDEWVSGRPTSWIKASALVRYLQGESLTDPKDFHCDPWSIQVLPHIQMEPGQRQVKNEDGYFTEVAVRLHSHWQLVVAIDATIESSVVRLGGEGHHALVFPLESLPDWEKIESFKQPSDKSRKAYLLTPGLAQSEPEKHIYGVYPHAWGEYLRSCVSDRAILWGGKSVFAKTPMLPQRAFVRPGTVYCFKHGVGDIGRVLPSYELRSQEREKSQVETKPELKWLDTLASLNYGILLWSK